The DNA region atccctttttctttttctctcaTTTTATAATTCAACTAATAACAAAATTTGATAGTTACACCAATGTCTATCTAAATCAATATAAATAATCACAATGGAAAAAAAAGTGTTTCTATCATGAACATTACATTCTCAATGTGTAGTAGTATGTTGCAAGTTCCACTTATGAGAAGTTTCATATTTTATAAACAAAGCATAAAGTAACTCATTCCATGTATCAGGTACACCAGGAAGACACCAATGGCTACAATCTTGTCGATGTGGATTTTCATGAAGACCCAAATAATACTTTGATGAATGTCCATCTTTTCTCTGAGCTGTCATCTTTGTCACATTCAATATCTTCAACTTCATCATAACTTGAGAACTGTTCGTGTGTTCTAATATTGCAGAATTTGCAATTTTGAACTGTGACCAATTATCTTTAGGTACCAATGATGATCCAATTTCTGGCAGTGTTTCCAAATGACAGTTTCCATCTTTCTTCCAATCTCCACCTCTGCATCATATATATACATGTCACATAAAAGACTATATTGGAAAATTGAAGTCATTTTTGAATAGTTTAACAAATTACAAACCTGAAATGCACAGGTGCATATGTTCGAAAGAAAACTTGCGTCTTGCTAGGGTTTATTGTATCTTGTATCCAATTCAATATTGTTTCAATAGACTTCTTATATGCGTCTTCTACCTTTATATCCAACTTAACTTCTTCACCTTCTTGAAAATAGCAACCCCTACACAAATTATCATTAAACACATATACAATTGACACGACTCAGATACAAGAGAGGATAGGATTACCCTTTGATAGTTTTCTCGTAATTCCACCAATGTCCTGTGTTAAGAACCAAAACATCAGCATCACTCCATTTTCTAGAATTCCAATCCATTTGATCCAGTTTTAAGGTTGTCCTAATCTCTTCAGCAGCTCCTGATGGAGGCCTACTTTGCAGTACAAGAAATGGAGCTCTATAGTACTCTATTGTACAGTTATAATCCTTGAATTTGAACACTAAGAATCCCTTGTGCTTTGTAATTGGATTGCCATTTACTTCATAGATTGATTCTTTGTTAGGAACTTCAGAAGAGAGCATGCATAGTAGTGATTCCCATTGGTTTCTTCCAATTGAGTCACCTGCAAATACTAGTCGCTTGTTTCTTAGTTTCTCCAACATCATTGTTGCATTGAATCTGTTTTTCAGTTTCAGAAATAGCACAAAGTTAGAACATTACTTCATCTACTATTATATAAAGATAGTAGATATAAATATATTTACTTTATAAAGAAAAAAATATATGTTTATTTGAATTATTATCTATAAAAGATAGTCTTTGTTGTAACAAAAAAAAgtttaatttttaaatttattaaataatttatATATTCAGTGTATATATAATTcagatatattatttatttaataaatttaaaatttatttttttctCTCTATTAAAAAACAATAAAGTAGTATCTTCTAATATACCCAAATTTAGTCATGAATTTACTATCTCTCATCTTTATCCATATGGCAATTGCCACCTAGCTTAAATGTCACTCTCAACATGACATATACGAGTAAGACATGTTCAAAGTCACACACTATGACATGTTTAAGGTTGCTCTCAACACATTTGAACTTTTTATCTTAGTATTTCCGTTCTTAACTTTGGTTAATAAATTTAACAACATTAACAAAATCAAATTTAACACATGTCTACCTCATTTTTGACACCAAGGAATCCAAATACATACAAAACTTGTGATGAAAACAATGATCAAAAGAGAGAAATAGTACTAGTAAATTAGTATTGTACCTGGGCAAGTTACAATGTTTAGGTTGCCATCTCCACTTTGTGTAGAACAAATCAGGTCTTCCATTCTCAGAACAACGAAATCCTAAATCAAGAAATTCGCAATCTTTTGATTCATACAATGGATACTTTTCATCCCAAACCCAATTCCCTTCAAACAAATCACACCCATCACCCTTTTGTCCAACAAAATCAACTCTATTACTATCTTCATCATGTTCCCTTGACCAAGTAAACCTCTTGAATTCTCTAAAATCCAAGTAGAAGAAACAACATGTAGTAATCACAAATACTAGGAAAAATCCAACCACAACCAAAGACGGTTCAAACAACCTTAAACGCTTCACCTTCCTTAATGTTTCAAAAACTACCATCTCTCCCACGTGTTTTGCTTTGGAGAAACTATCTTAGTAGAATTATATGGTTTTGTATATTGTGAAGAAGGGTGGCATGTAAGCAATATATGGCACTTTTCATGCGACCCAATAAAATTTAATAATGTTTTGCTTGATACATAAATTTGGTATCGTGAATGATAAGGCAAAGATATATGGGTGTTGAACAAGCAAGGAAGCacttttttatcattaataatGTTATATATTTTATAATACTTGTGATATCATATGATATATTATGTATTAGATTAATACAAAATGTTGATGATAATAAAAAAGCGAAGAGTTGTGTTGACATTGGAAGTTGAGGAAAGGGATGGTGGGAACTGGGAAAAGACGTGGCACATGTTGTTTTAAAAAGTGAGATAACTCGGCTTGTGATTGGATCGTGGGGTCACGCGCTGAAATATAGAACATGGGTCAGTGTCTTCATTTTAACGCCAACCTGGCAACCTCATACCGCTACCACGTATACGGCGGTTGCACGTTTTTTTTCTATTGTTAAATTTGAATTTTTCACTAACTTTTTGTTTAAACTTTTTACTAGTTTCAAGATGAAATGTTAATAATTATTAAAGATTATACACAATTGTGAATATTAAGATTTAAAAATTGAGTGACGGGTATAATTAGTAGTAATATTGATTTTTAATCAGTTGAGTTATGATTTTGTAGATATATAAAATAGTTTCATATTATTGCTAAATAAGAGATCATCAGATATTACTctattaaaaaattaaatttaaaacaatttatttaaaacaatttatttaaaaaaattattttaaaaaatacaaaataatGGAACATTAACGGATATATTTAgattattttttttgtaaaagttATTTAAATCCAATCGATTATTGaattaaatttaaaaaatcaTCAACACCTAATTAAACCACGTGCATAgattttaatatatatttatttctACATTATTATGATATATTGTGTTTATTTAATATcaattaatatttaatttattttaatattattttttaatttagtttaatctatttattttattatttcaaatAAACTATTTTTATTACTAAATGTAAAATTACTTTGAGTAAATAAGGACAACTAAGATTTAGTTGAACTATTGGATTTATTTCTATGTCTTAATCTTACCAATTTTTTAAAAGAGATAAATAATTTTATACATAAGAATACAAAAAGACATTACATAAAGATATTTTacaaaaataaacataatgtaatTTATAAACTTTAAAATATCTtatcaaaaagaaaataaaaagttGGGTATTTAAGAACGGATATAATATgtaatatttaaaaaaattaatataattaatttaaataaGGTTGAGCATTAAGAAAATGACATTGAGATTTTTCATTGTTGATTTTTTTAGCATAGAGGTAAAGCGAGAATAATTAACCACTATTATAAATGTAGAATAATTAACACAAAAACTTATGGATTTGAATAAACTAAAGTCATTTGTGTAAAATTTGTGGACATATTTGTTGATATTATATCAATAAACTTAAAAGagtttttttatttgtttactcTTTTGACAAACAACACATAACCAAATCTTTGAAAATGTAAATTGTGTAAACCGTTTATGAATTATTGTGGGCCAAATTGGTCCATCTCGATATGAATTATTTAATACGATTCTTTATATTTATTAGATATCATACATCATTTAAATATTGTTTATTAAATTTAATAATATAAGTAGTTCTACTTCTTTGCTTTACTAATTTATTTGTTCAATATTACTTCGTTATTTTGTCGTATAATTGACTAGTAAATTATATTTTACATTTTCAACAAATAAATAATTCTTAATAATTCTTCCTTTGTTATTGTCATCGTAGAAAATACTATTTTCTTTCTTATGAGtaaaatatgaaaatatatttttgtcCCCAATCATATGTCTTGAATAGCTACTATCGAGATATCACTTTTAGTTTGAGTCTGTAAAACATGCATGTATTACAAATCTTAATTCTTAACCATTGGTACCAAAATAATTTTGAATCCTCTAGCGTTAATATAATACAATTTATCTTTAGGAATCCATTTCATAGTGATGttttatttcatgattttttttcTAATATAGCATGAAGAAAAAGTATGAACATATTCACATATGTTATGATTAGGGGACTTATTTGGGAAACAAAATGTTCAAAAAGTTTTAACATTAATTTCGTGTTGATTGCTTAATTCAGCTTCATTATAGGTTATGTTCCAGGCAGGTCAAACAACCCGACAAGGTCGACTAAATATGAAAGGTCCAATCCATGTTGCCTTACTAGAGACTGGTGTAAAGGTGGACTCTCACCAGGAGGACGTAAATTGGAGTCAAGCCACTTACTTATTTTAAGTCGTCAAATCCAATCCAACGGCCTCCGACCGTATCAGTCGCGCCTATCGGGAGCAATTTCTAACTTCAACCAtatataaactcggttacacgCCATAAGAGGTACAATTTAATTCACACTTTCAATTTACACCTCTATAACCTCATTGACTTGGGCATTGGGGTGTTAAACTTGTAGCTACACCCTCATTTCTTCATACTAAAGACTTACACAAATGTATTGAAGAGCTTGTACAACAACTTTCATGAGCACAACACCAATTTTCTATTCCATACTAGAATAGTGATTCAGTCTATGGAAACATCTTCTTGATTCTCACAAAATTCACGTAGAACTTCTTTGATCCTATGTGTTGCGTCATTGTAATCGTTCTTGTTAACCAGTCACATTATTGCAAATTCCCTCTATTAGCAATGGTAACTTCCCTATTAACATGATTGGCTACTAACTACAACATGGGTTCTGCTACCAAAGTCACTGCATCGCTTTCTCCATCTTCCATATTACCACTTTCTCCCATATCCTAGATTACCATAGGATTTCCTTGCTTGAAAGAGCCATTGAAGAGATCTGCATAAAAAGTGCCTCATGGGTCGGAGGCAGATGATAAAAATGGAAAATCAAAATGTTAGTTCTGTGTTTTTATGATTGGCAGCAATTTTGTTAAAACTTGTATCACAGCAAGATGTTGAGCAAGATGTTGTGACATGTTGATCAGACATCTTTGcatgttttgttttacttcttggaagacttattttattatgagatatctgaatattctctGAATATTTAGCTATCTTATCTGACTGTCCAAGAAGGTTTATTTTAGGAACTCTTGTTTCGTTTCCAGCTGTGCACTTGTTTAATAAAAAGGaatgttgagacattttaaggaaacattagatcaaatttgatttgattctgcagaAGATTCTGCAAAATGGATGtcgaaacatttaaggaaacatttgatttgattctgcagacagatgtcaaaacatttaagaagacatcatatttgatttgatttgttttgttttggatttgTTGATTTTGTATGCCTAAGCCCATGCTTACCAAAGGCTATTTAAAGAGGATGTTACTAAACCTAATGTATAAAAGAGAGAGTTATGCTGGAAATTATTATTGTTAGGGTTTAGTTGTCGTTGTTATTTGTGAGCCATTCTAGTATCTCTTTGATAtttgaattggactgagtttattgagttgtaattgtgaatcactcatgagcttttaagcaagagtaCATTCTGTTTTATTGAAAGTGTGTCTTCTCTTCTTTGATTGTTTTTCAGTTGTTGTCATtgttgtgtgattgaagggaagtgatAAGGGTCTTAcatctaggagagtcttagataaAAAATCCATGGGTAGTGATTAtgtgagaagtttgtaaaaccaaaggttgtttagaacttcaaactaatatTGTTATAGTAGATTTCCTTTCTGGATTGGATACCCCCAGatgtaggtgatgttgcaccgaattgggttaatAATTGACCTGCGTTATTTTCTTCCTGCTTTTTACACTGTTATTGTTTCTGGTGTGATATGTCTTGAACCTGGTGTCATGACATCGTATACAACATCTGTTATCTGCATAATTGTTTATGGTGTGACATGTCCAGAACCTGGTGTCGTGACATCATATACAACATTTGTTATTTGCATAAttgtttctggtgtgacatgtcCTGATCATGGTGTCATGACATCGTATACGACATATGTTATATGCTTATTATTATTGTTGTGTGAATTCttgatattagtgtcgtgacattgCATATGACATCTTATATTTGTGTACCAGAAttttcaattggtatcagagcaggcatcccGCTCTATTTCTGCGTGAGATCTGGGGAAGATACTTTCTGGTACCATGGAAGGAGGATTTATTAACAGACCTCCCATCTTAGATGGCaccaactatgactattggaaggcACGTATGGTGGCATTCCTAAAATCTATGGATAGCAAGACTTAGAAAGTTGTCATCAAGGGTTGTGAACATCCTGTTATAAAGGACAAAGATGGGAAGGGTACTACTGACTTGAAGCCTGAAGAGGATTggtctaaggaagaagatgaattggctcttggaaactccaaagctttGCATGCTCTATTCAATGGAGTTGACAAGACATTTTCAAGTTAATAAACACATGTACTGTGGCCAGAGAGGCATGGTAAATTCTCAGAACCACCCATGAAGGCACATCTAAAttgaagatgtctagacttcagcttcTCACTACCAGATTTGAGAATCTAAAGGTGAAATATGATGAGAatattcatgattttcacatgaatgttcttgaaattgcaaattcatctagtgccttgggagagaagatgtcagaagaaaagctggttagaaaaattctcaggtccctacctaagaaatttgacatgaaAGGCACAACCATTGAAGAAGCCCAAGACATCAGCAACATGAGAGTAGATGAACTTGTTGGGTCACTCCAAACTTTTGAATTGGGTATTAGTGACAAATCTGAAAATAAGAACAAGagcatagcttttgtatccaACACTGAAGATGAAGAGGACCAATGTGACTTGGATACTGATGAGGGAATGTATAATGTTATTGTACTACTTAAGAGACAATTCAACAAGGTGCTGAAGGGAGTGGACATGAGGTagagaccaaatgtcaagaacatctcatctgacatcagcaagAATAGTGATTCCCATAGAAAAGCAAGAACATAAGAAAAACCCAATAAAGGAAAAGGTATTCAGTGTCATGAATGTGagggttttggtcacattagatCAGAATATCCCAcgtatctcaagaaacaaaagaagggCTTGTTTATTTCTTCGTCTGATGATTTTGAAGGTGAAACTGATGACGAAATTGCTAAGCATGTTACAACTTTCACTGGTAGATATTAATCTGATGAAGATTCTTGTGATGAGGATGTCTCTTATGAAGAATTGGTTGCTTCCTACAAAGAGCTTTGTGTCAGAAGTAAAGCGGTGTGTAAGACAGAAGAAGAGCAGAAGAGAATCATAGCTCAACTATAAGCTGAAAAAGAGAAACTTTTATCTATTGTAACTGATCTTGAAAATGAGGTAACTCTATTGTCTTCTAAACTTGAAAACATGACAAAATCCATAAGAATGTTGAACAATGGGTCTGATATGCTAGATTAAATTATTCAAGTTGGAAAATAGGCTGGAAACTTAAAAGGTATAGGTTTTAATTACCAATATCAAAATAAATAAGGAAAAATCCATGTGACAAAATTTATTCCTCCAGAAAGGAAGTATGAGCCCATGATGTCCGACCAAATGTTACAACATCTTGCCAGACATCAGGAAACTCAAACTAAAGTCAAGTTTTTGCCTTGAAAATGTCATTATTATGGTAAATATGGACATATAAAGCCTTTCTACTACAGACTGCATGGTTATCCAAAACGTCCAACACATCATAGGACTAATCATGTAATGATTAAAACTAGAAAGGAGTGAAAACCTAAGGTTGTTCCACATGAAACTACTTGTTCTTCCACATGCATAATGTCCAAGTAAGATGAAGTCAAGTTGTGGCACCAGAAGCTTGGACATCTGAATCTCAAAGGGATATCTCTTGGTTACTCTACAAACAATAGAGCTTACAGAGTATTTAACTCCAGAACCAATGTCGTGATAGAATCCATTAATATTGTGGTTGATGATTCAGTTATTGTAAAAGGGATTGATGTTGATGAAGATATTGGAATATCATCTCAATAGACTGATGCTTCAAAAAATATGGACAACATTGAGTCAAACATTGAGCTAGCAGGGAATGAATCAGATGCTTTTGCTGACATCTGAGTTGTTTACttttttgtttgattttgcatgtttttgtaacacctcaaaatttgccctcctctcttgggactagcttggcatattgcatttcatttttgtaggacattagtcattgcatattgcatatcatgtggagacattaagcaagtcatcctcctaggtcttgatcaggagataaagaggttaaaagatgCAAGCTTGAGGGTTCAtgaattgatcattaatcatctgagggattgtgcttcaaattagggtttcttggttcctcaaggaggttgatcattatcttggttgaaatggtacatcaccatcatcatggtcttatcatcaccaagaggttcattgtgcctgatcattttccttgggattagggttttgacctctggtcaaccctaatcatctgtattgtgccagtcagggcttgtcaaggagatgagggtTCTCATTGAGgtggggatcatcatatggttttaatgagcttatggaagctagggtttcatcttggatccatttcatcaggagattgaggctcaagctcaacagtcaagctaaaattcatctatcagtcaacaaaagtcaaacaaattcatctgtgcattcaatcatggatttggaggtgggagagggttagaaacacttcattcatgtccaaacaagtttcatttgacatttaaaacatcaacattgaagaaaataaagtcagaagaaaactttccaaaaatagaaagtgacttgtaattcaaaagtgccaaaaatggaaaggttttctccttaagattacatgtccaaatatgcttcaaatgaaattttgtccaacatgaaagttgtagatcttgctctcacctttccaaaaagtccaagaacatgaatttctcatgtgtggttggcaagttatggatcgatcttggtcaagaaaatttgaacttcaaaaggggataacttttgaaccaaaaggccaaatggagtgggattttttgccacattcttgttttgacatgctctatccaattTAAGCATCATAATCCATGAATTTCCATTGCAAAAAATTTGAATTtccatttgaaatttggagggaaaagtcaaATTTAAAAAATAGGCATTGGTTTCACTTGCTATCACATGCATTTGGCTCTACACATCATTTCCAAGTGAATTAAGACAGAAAActtgcactgttccattggtatATGCACATGAGGGGTGAATTCCCAATTGGTCATA from Lathyrus oleraceus cultivar Zhongwan6 chromosome 1, CAAS_Psat_ZW6_1.0, whole genome shotgun sequence includes:
- the LOC127078446 gene encoding protein trichome birefringence-like 11; translation: MVVFETLRKVKRLRLFEPSLVVVGFFLVFVITTCCFFYLDFREFKRFTWSREHDEDSNRVDFVGQKGDGCDLFEGNWVWDEKYPLYESKDCEFLDLGFRCSENGRPDLFYTKWRWQPKHCNLPRFNATMMLEKLRNKRLVFAGDSIGRNQWESLLCMLSSEVPNKESIYEVNGNPITKHKGFLVFKFKDYNCTIEYYRAPFLVLQSRPPSGAAEEIRTTLKLDQMDWNSRKWSDADVLVLNTGHWWNYEKTIKGGCYFQEGEEVKLDIKVEDAYKKSIETILNWIQDTINPSKTQVFFRTYAPVHFRGGDWKKDGNCHLETLPEIGSSLVPKDNWSQFKIANSAILEHTNSSQVMMKLKILNVTKMTAQRKDGHSSKYYLGLHENPHRQDCSHWCLPGVPDTWNELLYALFIKYETSHKWNLQHTTTH